A window from Myxococcus fulvus encodes these proteins:
- the purE gene encoding 5-(carboxyamino)imidazole ribonucleotide mutase, which translates to MASGNTPWVGVIMGGKSDLEYLQPGIDVLKELGIPHEVRVVSAHRTPDWMMEYASTAESRGLSLIIAAAGGAAHLPGMVSAKTLLPVIGVPMPTTLLNGIDALLSIVQMPKGVPVGTQAIGKPGAANAALHAASILALKYPELRERLAAWRKARTDEVLAHRELS; encoded by the coding sequence ATGGCGAGCGGCAACACCCCCTGGGTCGGGGTCATCATGGGCGGCAAGAGCGACCTCGAGTACCTGCAGCCGGGCATCGACGTGTTGAAGGAGCTGGGCATCCCCCACGAGGTGCGGGTGGTCTCCGCGCACCGCACGCCGGACTGGATGATGGAGTACGCGTCCACGGCCGAGTCGCGTGGGCTGTCGCTCATCATCGCCGCCGCGGGGGGCGCGGCGCACCTGCCGGGCATGGTGTCCGCGAAGACGCTCTTGCCGGTCATCGGCGTGCCCATGCCCACCACGCTGCTCAACGGCATCGACGCGCTGCTCTCCATCGTGCAGATGCCCAAGGGCGTGCCGGTGGGGACGCAGGCCATCGGCAAGCCGGGCGCCGCCAACGCCGCGCTGCACGCCGCGTCCATCCTGGCGCTGAAGTACCCGGAGCTGCGCGAGCGACTGGCCGCGTGGCGCAAGGCGCGCACCGACGAGGTGCTCGCGCACCGGGAGCTGTCATGA
- a CDS encoding outer membrane beta-barrel domain-containing protein — MNRHTLLLALCLVPGLASAQSQEGMGLDLTEETQPKSEESTTPPPAEEAAPASTATRPVEEEAPPPEALMPLTDITQEDRVKSVQRKVYRKKGRFELTPLISISVNDPFYSKVGASVRGAYYLADTLAISARGSVMQVVPSDDVRTAKRTFNSKIFNSVPQWSAMGDVEWSPLYGKVAFLNSILHFDGYLLAGAGVVNTETSSLPGRGLNPAADLGLGMRFVAQDWIAVNVALINTSYVDQPLGSAKGAVQNVMTLNAGISLFLPFRSTGRDAE, encoded by the coding sequence TTGAATCGCCACACGTTGCTGCTCGCGCTGTGCCTGGTGCCTGGTCTGGCATCCGCGCAGAGCCAGGAGGGCATGGGACTCGACCTCACGGAAGAGACCCAGCCCAAGTCGGAAGAGTCCACCACGCCACCGCCGGCGGAGGAGGCCGCGCCCGCGAGCACGGCCACGCGCCCCGTCGAGGAGGAGGCTCCGCCTCCCGAGGCCTTGATGCCGCTGACGGACATCACCCAGGAGGACCGGGTGAAGAGCGTCCAGCGAAAGGTGTACCGGAAGAAGGGCCGGTTCGAGCTGACCCCGCTCATCAGCATCTCCGTCAACGATCCGTTCTATTCGAAGGTGGGCGCGTCGGTGCGAGGCGCGTACTACCTGGCGGACACGCTGGCCATCTCCGCGCGCGGCTCGGTGATGCAGGTGGTGCCGTCGGATGACGTGCGCACCGCCAAGCGCACCTTCAACAGCAAGATCTTCAACTCGGTGCCCCAGTGGTCCGCCATGGGCGACGTGGAGTGGAGCCCGCTGTACGGCAAGGTGGCGTTCCTCAACTCCATCCTCCACTTCGACGGCTACCTGCTGGCGGGCGCGGGCGTGGTGAACACGGAGACCTCGTCCCTGCCGGGCCGCGGGCTCAACCCGGCCGCCGACCTGGGCCTGGGCATGCGCTTCGTCGCCCAGGACTGGATCGCGGTGAACGTGGCGCTCATCAACACCTCCTATGTGGATCAGCCCCTGGGTAGCGCCAAGGGCGCCGTGCAGAACGTCATGACCCTCAACGCCGGCATCTCGCTGTTCCTGCCCTTCCGTTCGACGGGGAGGGACGCGGAATGA
- the gltC gene encoding adventurous gliding motility protein GltC gives MMRSFRLIRLAVLGLALVWTAPSYAQSFEGLDLGGQSKSKKKKKGATSKSAKGSKSAKGKKKTGRGKAAPAAVEAPEEESIASPAPVEAAPSAITAPAAATPAATTSTPATPPPAPTPAAPPAQENAGGFGLDLTQQEAPKAPAPTMSFDAVDVSGKTADRQRLDVAVSLFKNDEYEKASMAAHELLADPKLAGLHTEARYVLAKSLYRMGMYHSSLGEFSKILSLGPSTKFFKTSLEWLFFISRKTKNETVILDEIARHANQEFPEKYRNEFRYLLARYHFVRGRALDQVGQTADADKSFAEVKRLTLLIPKTDLFYPRARYLDGIASFRNGSRQKDAASKRGNGEMLASVEAMKEVVRLTRPVAGKSADQAKADKSLRELAFMQLARTHYGMQQNRYALFYLGKVERGNTQWLESLFESSWANYRVGQYEQALGNLITLSSPFFREEYFPEALILKAVIYYENCRYRESNIILQDFERTYLPVHDQLEGLVKKDMEASAYYSVLADVQKKNKEGLEKNDTDLILERILRLALTDQDLRKTNDSILELEGEMDAFASRGDTFKYSELSKQLLEELKVQRLSLISKAGIMAKGKLETELVALKQLLANGLRIKFETTTKEKEFLEEQLKAGGRTAIVKKYRFSVAVADDQLYWPYEGEYWRDELGTYQYTLTKGCIDRDSANRNVQSAEAL, from the coding sequence ATGATGCGTTCCTTCAGGCTCATCCGTCTCGCCGTCCTCGGGCTCGCGCTCGTGTGGACGGCTCCATCCTACGCCCAGAGCTTCGAGGGCCTGGACCTGGGCGGTCAGTCCAAGTCCAAGAAGAAGAAGAAGGGCGCGACCTCCAAGTCCGCCAAGGGCTCCAAGTCCGCCAAGGGCAAGAAGAAGACCGGGCGCGGCAAGGCCGCTCCCGCGGCGGTGGAGGCTCCCGAGGAGGAGTCCATCGCCTCGCCCGCGCCGGTGGAGGCCGCTCCCTCGGCCATCACGGCTCCGGCGGCGGCGACGCCCGCCGCGACGACCTCCACGCCCGCGACGCCGCCTCCGGCGCCCACGCCCGCGGCCCCTCCGGCACAGGAGAACGCCGGTGGCTTCGGGCTGGACCTGACGCAGCAGGAGGCCCCCAAGGCTCCGGCGCCCACCATGTCGTTCGACGCGGTGGACGTGTCCGGCAAGACGGCGGACCGTCAGCGCCTGGACGTGGCGGTCAGCCTCTTCAAGAACGACGAGTACGAGAAGGCCTCCATGGCGGCCCACGAGCTGCTGGCGGACCCGAAGCTGGCGGGCCTGCACACCGAGGCGCGCTACGTGCTGGCCAAGTCGCTCTACCGCATGGGCATGTACCACTCGTCGCTCGGCGAGTTCTCGAAGATCCTCTCGCTGGGGCCCTCGACCAAGTTCTTCAAGACGAGCCTGGAGTGGCTGTTCTTCATCAGCCGCAAGACGAAGAACGAGACCGTCATCCTCGATGAGATCGCCCGGCACGCGAACCAGGAGTTCCCGGAGAAGTACCGCAACGAGTTCCGGTACCTGCTGGCGCGCTACCACTTCGTGCGCGGTCGCGCGCTGGACCAGGTGGGCCAGACGGCGGACGCGGACAAGAGCTTCGCCGAGGTGAAGCGGCTGACGCTGCTCATCCCGAAGACGGACCTGTTCTATCCCCGCGCGCGCTACCTGGACGGCATCGCGTCGTTCCGCAACGGCAGCCGCCAGAAGGACGCGGCGTCCAAGCGCGGCAACGGGGAGATGCTCGCGTCGGTGGAGGCGATGAAGGAAGTGGTGCGCCTCACCCGCCCGGTCGCCGGCAAGTCCGCGGACCAGGCCAAGGCGGACAAGTCCCTGCGCGAGCTGGCGTTCATGCAGCTGGCCCGGACGCACTACGGCATGCAGCAGAACCGCTACGCGCTGTTCTACCTGGGCAAGGTGGAGCGCGGGAACACGCAGTGGCTGGAGTCGCTCTTCGAGTCGAGCTGGGCCAACTACCGCGTGGGCCAGTACGAGCAGGCGCTGGGCAACCTCATCACCCTGTCGTCGCCCTTCTTCCGCGAGGAGTACTTCCCGGAGGCGCTCATCCTCAAGGCGGTCATCTATTACGAGAACTGCCGCTACCGCGAGTCGAACATCATCCTCCAGGACTTCGAGCGCACGTACCTGCCGGTGCATGACCAGCTCGAGGGCCTGGTGAAGAAGGACATGGAGGCCTCGGCCTACTACTCGGTGCTCGCGGACGTGCAGAAGAAGAACAAGGAGGGGCTGGAGAAGAACGACACCGACCTCATCCTGGAGCGCATCCTCCGCCTGGCCCTCACGGACCAGGACCTGCGCAAGACGAACGACTCCATCCTCGAGCTCGAGGGGGAGATGGACGCCTTCGCCAGCCGCGGCGACACCTTCAAGTACTCCGAGCTGTCCAAGCAGCTGCTGGAGGAGCTCAAGGTGCAGCGCCTGAGCCTCATCTCCAAGGCCGGCATCATGGCCAAGGGCAAGCTGGAGACGGAGCTGGTGGCGCTCAAGCAGCTGCTCGCCAACGGCCTGCGCATCAAGTTCGAGACCACCACGAAGGAGAAGGAGTTCCTGGAGGAGCAGCTCAAGGCGGGCGGCCGCACGGCCATCGTCAAGAAGTACCGCTTCTCCGTGGCGGTGGCGGACGACCAGCTCTATTGGCCGTACGAGGGTGAGTACTGGCGCGACGAGCTGGGCACCTACCAGTACACGCTGACCAAGGGCTGCATCGACCGCGACTCGGCGAACCGCAACGTCCAGTCGGCGGAGGCCCTGTAG
- the cglC gene encoding adventurous gliding motility lipoprotein CglC produces the protein MKMSVRAAFLATTVFVLAGCKVSSEIGKPCTLVRKAATPQEEIDYPTGAVPVLESEVADRQDFISFGSVECEDLICVRDQEYPRARTAEGEVDLTAPARGYCSKPCIDGASASACEVKDTTDVEPNLPDRMTCRSLLLDQETLEALRSADENFYRNTFGENNSPFFCAGRLGTSQGG, from the coding sequence ATGAAGATGTCCGTCCGAGCCGCGTTCCTCGCGACCACCGTGTTCGTGCTGGCGGGATGCAAGGTCAGCAGCGAAATCGGCAAGCCCTGCACCCTGGTGCGCAAGGCGGCCACGCCGCAGGAGGAGATCGACTACCCGACGGGCGCGGTGCCGGTGCTGGAGAGCGAGGTGGCGGATCGCCAGGACTTCATCTCCTTCGGCTCCGTGGAGTGCGAGGACCTCATCTGCGTGCGGGATCAGGAGTACCCGCGAGCCCGCACCGCGGAGGGTGAAGTGGACCTGACGGCGCCGGCGCGCGGCTACTGCAGCAAGCCCTGCATCGACGGGGCGAGCGCCAGCGCATGTGAGGTGAAGGACACCACGGACGTGGAGCCCAACCTCCCCGACCGCATGACGTGCCGCTCGCTGCTGCTGGACCAGGAGACGCTGGAGGCGCTGCGCTCCGCGGACGAGAACTTCTATCGGAACACCTTCGGCGAGAACAACTCGCCCTTCTTCTGCGCCGGGCGCCTGGGCACCTCGCAGGGTGGGTGA
- a CDS encoding outer membrane beta-barrel domain-containing protein: MKPVFRWLLALCLMAPVLAHAQASEEEEAGDVSEVDKDRLGPLRERVRPVSGHVFLKKGRFEFSPSATLSLRDAFFTKYIFGGTLTYHPMETLGVSLRLGYAVTSVAGAAQLCTFSDGSDSSTRGCSSPTMKDLDGQAPGQLKLMGGVDVQWAPIYGKLSLLAEKFVHFDLYGVVGASVVQYRGPDLDDTTGLLAKDYLTPGGNVGVGLRFFFNRWVSLRTEVRDLIYVEKSRTSDSYLRNQLMFELGVSFFFPSSNPES; encoded by the coding sequence ATGAAGCCCGTCTTCCGTTGGCTGCTCGCGCTGTGCCTGATGGCGCCGGTGCTCGCGCACGCGCAGGCCTCCGAGGAGGAGGAGGCCGGCGACGTGTCGGAAGTGGACAAGGACCGCCTGGGGCCCCTGCGTGAGCGGGTGCGTCCGGTGTCCGGCCACGTGTTCCTGAAGAAGGGGCGCTTCGAGTTCAGCCCGTCCGCGACGCTGTCGCTGCGCGACGCCTTCTTCACCAAGTACATCTTCGGCGGCACGCTCACCTACCACCCCATGGAGACGCTGGGCGTCAGCCTGCGCCTGGGCTACGCGGTGACGTCGGTGGCCGGCGCGGCGCAGCTCTGCACCTTCTCCGACGGCTCGGACAGCTCCACGCGGGGCTGCTCGTCTCCGACGATGAAGGACCTGGACGGCCAGGCGCCCGGGCAGCTCAAGCTCATGGGTGGCGTGGACGTCCAGTGGGCGCCCATCTACGGCAAGCTGTCGCTGCTCGCCGAGAAGTTCGTCCACTTCGACCTCTACGGCGTCGTCGGCGCGTCCGTCGTCCAGTACCGGGGCCCGGACCTGGATGACACCACGGGCCTGCTGGCGAAGGACTACCTGACGCCCGGCGGCAACGTGGGCGTGGGCCTGCGCTTCTTCTTCAACCGCTGGGTGTCGCTGCGCACCGAGGTGCGCGACCTCATCTACGTGGAGAAGAGCCGCACCTCCGACAGCTACCTGCGCAACCAGCTGATGTTCGAGCTGGGTGTGTCCTTCTTCTTCCCCTCGTCCAACCCCGAGTCATGA
- the purK gene encoding 5-(carboxyamino)imidazole ribonucleotide synthase, producing MSPRVVLPGGTIGILGGGQLGRMMALAARTLGFQVQALDPDPTCPSRSVVDRCITASFGDIAAAEELAKGCDTVTLEIEKVPLATLEAVARHAPMRPGASVLHVIQHRGRQKGWLAKGGFPVGPWREAHSADELAQAIQALGGRCFVKSSEGGYDGRGQVEVKSASEAPSAWRELGERSVVVEAALDLESELSVLVARSPKGELAVYPPAFNHHEERILAWSLLPGPLPEKVSARATELARAITDALQVEGLLVLELFLLRDGTVLVNELAPRPHNSFHSTEVACLTSQFEQAVRAACNLPLGSVEVVRPAAIVNLLGDLWLREGGPRFEDALALPGVRLHLYGKREARKGRKMGHLSAVGTTPEDALARVKAAAAVLGV from the coding sequence ATGAGCCCGCGCGTGGTGCTCCCTGGCGGGACGATTGGCATCCTCGGCGGAGGGCAGCTCGGGCGGATGATGGCGCTGGCCGCGCGCACGCTCGGCTTCCAGGTGCAGGCGTTGGACCCGGACCCGACCTGCCCCTCGCGCTCCGTGGTGGACCGCTGCATCACCGCGTCCTTCGGGGACATCGCCGCCGCGGAGGAGCTGGCGAAGGGCTGCGACACGGTGACGCTCGAAATCGAGAAGGTGCCGCTCGCCACGCTGGAGGCGGTCGCGCGCCATGCGCCCATGCGCCCGGGCGCGTCCGTGCTGCACGTCATCCAGCACCGCGGCCGGCAGAAGGGCTGGCTCGCCAAGGGCGGCTTCCCCGTGGGCCCATGGCGCGAGGCGCACTCCGCCGACGAGCTGGCCCAGGCCATCCAGGCGCTGGGCGGGCGGTGCTTCGTGAAGTCCAGCGAGGGCGGCTACGACGGGCGCGGGCAGGTGGAGGTGAAGTCCGCGAGCGAAGCGCCTTCCGCGTGGCGCGAGCTGGGTGAGCGCTCCGTCGTCGTCGAGGCCGCGCTGGACCTGGAGTCGGAGCTGTCCGTGCTGGTGGCGCGCAGCCCCAAGGGCGAGCTCGCGGTGTACCCGCCGGCCTTCAACCACCACGAGGAGCGCATCCTCGCGTGGTCGCTGTTGCCGGGCCCCCTGCCGGAGAAGGTCAGCGCGCGGGCCACGGAGCTGGCGCGCGCCATCACCGACGCGCTGCAGGTGGAGGGCCTGTTGGTGCTGGAGCTGTTCCTGCTGCGCGACGGCACGGTGCTCGTCAACGAGCTGGCGCCGCGGCCGCACAACAGCTTCCACTCCACGGAGGTCGCCTGCCTCACCTCGCAGTTCGAGCAGGCGGTGCGCGCGGCGTGCAACCTGCCCCTGGGCTCGGTGGAGGTGGTGCGCCCGGCGGCCATCGTCAACCTGCTGGGCGACCTGTGGCTGCGCGAGGGTGGGCCGCGCTTCGAGGACGCGCTGGCGCTGCCCGGCGTGCGGCTGCACCTGTATGGCAAGCGCGAGGCGCGCAAGGGCCGCAAGATGGGGCACCTGTCCGCGGTGGGCACCACGCCCGAGGATGCCCTCGCGCGGGTGAAGGCCGCGGCCGCCGTTCTCGGGGTGTGA
- a CDS encoding vWA domain-containing protein, producing the protein MNRTVLFLSLAGVLALTALVLGLPQVGVPKTQPVVVAHPPPRPPPLTGAPGSLTMTSRLSHPYVPAGSSELFATVDLMGAEVPGARRSPVNLALVIDRSGSMSGYKLAQAKQAARHLIGLMREEDRLAIVHYGSDVKSLPAALATPAQRERMLQYVDGIWDDGGTNIAAGLSAGRFQLSTAQSSFRVNRLILMSDGQPTEGITDDEGLERQVQELRASGITVSAIGVGTDFNEDLMQAFAEYGAGAYGFLEDASQLAALFQKDLQQASTTVARGVTLTFTLPSGTSLGEVMGYNARQSGNQVTVSLPDFSAGQLERVVVRLVTTGQAVGSTVRVTDVSLSYSDLIRQAPVENNAALSAVVTDRQEEVLARQDKDATVYAVRARSAANLQKAAEALRDGRREEAKGYIQQNQVMLQEAGAVASPAAVAADLAEQQATLDEYSSAGSEEELRSAVKKSKVKALKGFGKVGSTY; encoded by the coding sequence ATGAATCGAACGGTCCTCTTCCTCTCCCTGGCTGGAGTCCTGGCCCTCACCGCGCTGGTGTTGGGCCTTCCCCAGGTGGGCGTTCCGAAGACGCAGCCCGTGGTGGTGGCCCACCCGCCGCCCAGGCCCCCTCCCCTGACGGGCGCGCCCGGCTCGCTGACCATGACGAGCCGCCTGTCGCACCCGTACGTCCCCGCGGGCAGCTCGGAGCTGTTCGCCACGGTGGACCTGATGGGCGCGGAGGTGCCGGGGGCCAGGCGCAGCCCGGTGAACCTGGCGCTGGTCATCGACCGCTCGGGCTCCATGAGCGGCTACAAGCTGGCGCAGGCGAAGCAGGCCGCGCGGCACCTCATCGGGCTGATGAGGGAGGAGGACCGGCTGGCCATCGTCCACTACGGCTCGGATGTGAAGAGCCTGCCGGCGGCGCTCGCCACGCCCGCGCAGCGCGAGCGGATGCTCCAGTACGTGGACGGCATCTGGGATGACGGCGGCACCAACATCGCCGCGGGCCTGTCCGCGGGCCGCTTCCAGCTGTCCACCGCGCAGTCCTCGTTCCGGGTCAACCGCCTCATCCTGATGAGCGACGGGCAGCCCACCGAGGGAATCACCGACGACGAGGGCCTGGAGCGCCAGGTGCAGGAGCTGCGCGCGTCCGGAATCACGGTGAGCGCCATCGGCGTGGGCACCGACTTCAACGAGGACCTGATGCAGGCCTTCGCCGAGTACGGCGCGGGCGCGTACGGCTTCCTCGAGGACGCAAGCCAGCTGGCCGCCCTCTTCCAGAAGGATTTGCAGCAGGCCTCCACGACGGTGGCGCGCGGCGTGACGCTCACCTTCACGCTGCCGTCCGGCACGTCGCTGGGCGAGGTGATGGGCTACAACGCGCGGCAGTCCGGCAACCAGGTGACGGTGTCGCTGCCGGATTTCTCCGCCGGCCAGTTGGAGCGCGTGGTGGTGAGGCTGGTGACGACGGGCCAGGCGGTGGGCAGCACCGTGCGCGTGACGGACGTGTCCCTGAGCTACTCGGACCTCATCCGCCAGGCGCCAGTGGAGAACAACGCCGCGCTGTCCGCGGTGGTGACGGACCGGCAGGAGGAGGTCCTCGCGCGCCAGGACAAGGACGCCACGGTGTACGCGGTGCGGGCGCGCAGCGCGGCGAACCTCCAGAAGGCCGCCGAGGCCCTACGTGACGGCCGCCGTGAGGAGGCCAAGGGCTACATCCAGCAGAACCAGGTGATGCTGCAGGAGGCCGGCGCGGTGGCCAGCCCCGCCGCGGTGGCCGCCGACCTGGCCGAGCAGCAGGCCACGCTGGACGAGTACAGCAGCGCCGGGAGCGAGGAGGAGCTGCGCTCGGCGGTGAAGAAGTCCAAGGTCAAGGCCCTGAAGGGCTTCGGCAAGGTGGGCTCCACGTACTGA
- a CDS encoding EAL domain-containing protein, translating into MTHPLVRQPGLIPLWLWNGTEPGVTSAFQPIVDLRTGEVIGYEVLSRGQGSLESPHELFTHARVSGYTWELERACWTSALRCISKLPEDQRRAPFFFNVSPDVLSDPRFGDGSTLALLERHGLGPRHLVLEITEKAVIEDGALLQRLTRECAAQGFGLALDDFGAGHSGLVTLVHCVPRFIKLDQALVRDIHLHAYRQHLVKSLVDFSSSVDAILIAEGVETWEEMTVLLRLGIRHAQGYLLARPTPSPMRPAEAFESRRREAMRALLLRERADDTTVGGLVIRRATVDVSATVDTVNDVFRDAPQADHVVVLEGSRPRALVTRRNLASWVPGSATHAPSLIIEDQVAVTALVGLAMARPPEAVYDPVVVTDAQGQFLGTVTMKQLLLRATELAERPAAK; encoded by the coding sequence ATGACCCACCCCCTCGTCCGACAGCCCGGTCTGATTCCCCTCTGGTTGTGGAACGGCACCGAGCCTGGGGTGACCTCCGCGTTCCAGCCCATCGTGGATCTGCGCACGGGTGAGGTCATCGGGTACGAGGTGCTGTCGCGCGGACAGGGCTCGCTCGAGTCACCGCACGAGCTGTTCACGCACGCGCGGGTCTCCGGCTACACGTGGGAGCTGGAGCGCGCGTGCTGGACGTCGGCGCTGCGCTGCATCTCGAAGTTGCCGGAGGACCAGCGTCGCGCGCCGTTCTTCTTCAACGTGAGCCCGGATGTGTTGAGCGACCCTCGCTTCGGGGATGGCTCGACGTTGGCGCTGTTGGAGCGGCATGGGTTGGGGCCTCGGCATCTGGTGCTGGAGATCACCGAGAAGGCGGTCATCGAGGATGGCGCGCTGTTGCAGCGGCTGACGCGCGAGTGCGCGGCGCAGGGCTTCGGGCTCGCGCTGGATGACTTCGGCGCGGGGCACTCGGGGCTGGTGACGCTGGTGCACTGCGTGCCGCGCTTCATCAAGCTGGACCAGGCGCTGGTGCGCGACATCCATCTGCACGCGTACCGTCAGCACCTGGTGAAGTCGCTGGTGGACTTCTCGTCGAGCGTGGACGCCATCCTCATCGCCGAGGGCGTCGAGACGTGGGAGGAGATGACGGTGCTGCTGCGGCTGGGCATCCGTCACGCGCAGGGATATCTGCTCGCGCGTCCGACGCCGAGCCCGATGCGCCCCGCGGAGGCGTTCGAGTCGCGGCGGCGCGAGGCGATGCGCGCCCTGCTCCTGCGAGAGCGCGCGGATGACACGACCGTCGGTGGACTGGTCATCCGCCGCGCGACGGTGGATGTGTCCGCGACGGTGGACACGGTGAACGACGTGTTCCGCGACGCGCCGCAGGCGGACCATGTGGTGGTGCTCGAAGGCTCGCGGCCCCGGGCGCTGGTGACGCGGCGAAACCTCGCTTCATGGGTGCCCGGCAGCGCGACGCACGCGCCCTCGCTCATCATCGAGGACCAGGTCGCGGTGACGGCGCTCGTGGGGCTCGCGATGGCGCGGCCCCCGGAGGCGGTCTACGACCCGGTGGTCGTCACCGATGCGCAGGGACAGTTCCTGGGCACCGTGACGATGAAGCAGTTGCTGCTGCGCGCCACCGAGCTCGCCGAGCGCCCTGCCGCGAAGTAG
- a CDS encoding zinc-binding dehydrogenase, with protein sequence MRTPPVPVAMRALVLHAYDGRPESLQVQTRAVPRPTAGQVLVRMAASPINPADLQFVRGQYGVRNALPVVPGFEGSGTVVSAGSLAGQLLVGRRVACVAPVGGDGLWAEYAVVPLQQCIPLRAHISVEQGASLFVNPFTAWVLMERAKEGGHVALAQTGAASSVGRMLGSLARRRNVAMVHVVRRKEQVELLRGLGVEHVLSSDEPEFQERLRLMCHELKVTLAFDAVAGRLTGQLLSALPEGGHVTVYGALSEQECRFDPGDVIFGRKTVDGFALSEWARRGFGREQLKALMGVPALVGRELETPVRARLPLESAGEAVKIASADMTSGKVLFMPAQGSLT encoded by the coding sequence ATGAGAACCCCCCCGGTCCCCGTGGCGATGCGCGCGCTGGTCCTCCACGCCTATGACGGGCGCCCCGAGTCCCTCCAGGTGCAGACGCGCGCCGTGCCACGTCCCACCGCGGGGCAGGTGCTGGTGCGCATGGCCGCCTCGCCCATCAACCCGGCGGACCTCCAGTTCGTGCGGGGCCAGTACGGCGTGCGCAACGCGCTGCCCGTGGTGCCGGGCTTCGAGGGCAGCGGCACGGTGGTGTCCGCGGGGAGCCTCGCGGGACAGCTGCTCGTGGGGCGCCGCGTGGCGTGCGTGGCCCCGGTGGGCGGGGATGGCCTGTGGGCCGAGTACGCGGTGGTGCCGCTGCAGCAGTGCATCCCGCTGCGCGCGCACATCTCCGTGGAGCAGGGCGCCAGCCTCTTCGTCAACCCCTTCACCGCGTGGGTGCTGATGGAGCGCGCGAAGGAGGGCGGCCACGTGGCGCTCGCGCAGACCGGCGCGGCGAGCAGCGTGGGGCGGATGCTCGGCTCGCTGGCCCGTCGTCGGAACGTGGCCATGGTGCACGTGGTGCGGCGCAAGGAGCAGGTGGAGCTCTTGCGCGGCCTGGGTGTCGAGCACGTGCTGAGCAGCGACGAGCCCGAGTTCCAGGAGCGGCTGCGGCTCATGTGTCACGAGCTCAAGGTGACGCTCGCCTTCGACGCGGTGGCGGGGCGGCTGACGGGGCAGCTGTTGAGCGCGCTGCCCGAGGGCGGGCACGTCACGGTGTATGGCGCGCTGTCGGAGCAGGAGTGCCGGTTCGACCCGGGCGACGTCATCTTCGGACGCAAGACGGTGGACGGCTTCGCGCTGTCGGAGTGGGCGCGTCGGGGCTTCGGCCGCGAGCAGCTCAAGGCGCTGATGGGCGTGCCGGCGCTGGTGGGCCGCGAGCTGGAGACGCCCGTGCGCGCGCGGCTGCCGCTCGAGTCCGCGGGCGAGGCCGTGAAGATCGCCTCCGCGGACATGACGTCCGGCAAGGTGCTCTTCATGCCGGCGCAGGGCTCGCTGACCTGA
- the ybaK gene encoding Cys-tRNA(Pro) deacylase, whose translation MKTNAARLLDSLGVKYSLRDYEVDPEDLSAESVAAKVGMPAEQVFKTLVARGDRTGVLMAVVPGNAELDLKALARLSGDRKVDTVPLKELQPLTGYVRGGCTAIGGKKDYPVFVDETLELFDEVAVSAGVRGTQLVLAPSDYLRVTKGKVGPISRDKA comes from the coding sequence ATGAAGACGAACGCCGCCCGGCTGCTCGACTCGCTGGGCGTGAAGTACTCCCTGCGCGACTACGAGGTGGACCCGGAGGACCTCTCCGCGGAGTCGGTGGCCGCCAAGGTGGGCATGCCCGCCGAGCAGGTCTTCAAGACGCTCGTCGCGCGCGGAGACCGCACCGGCGTGTTGATGGCGGTGGTGCCCGGCAACGCGGAGCTGGACCTGAAGGCGCTGGCCCGGCTGAGCGGGGACCGCAAGGTGGACACGGTGCCGCTCAAGGAGCTGCAGCCGCTCACCGGCTACGTGCGCGGCGGGTGCACGGCCATCGGCGGCAAGAAGGACTACCCGGTCTTCGTCGACGAGACGCTGGAGCTGTTCGACGAGGTGGCCGTGTCCGCGGGCGTGCGTGGCACGCAGCTGGTGCTGGCCCCGTCCGACTACCTGCGCGTGACGAAGGGCAAGGTCGGCCCCATCTCCCGCGACAAGGCCTGA